A window from Opitutia bacterium ISCC 52 encodes these proteins:
- a CDS encoding tyrosine recombinase XerC codes for MTEESEAVVLPHLDAFLSHLEKERRLSAYTVRNYSQAIRDFSQWMKQNTRWDGVWENLSPTLLKRFLIQRQGTHSRRTIHNHFSALKTYSRYLQTRKSIQKNPFTGIALPKLDKPLPKFLTEKQMSELLSGPMRLLDNESLGPWLAWRDRLVLELLYGAGLRVSELAGLNYGDVDFRRGVAKIRGKGNKERLCPLGKIAMLVLNKFRQKFSEHCGFKDPVVLGNRKQRIRVRQVQLLIKKYLALADLPLDLTPHKIRHSFATHLLNHGADLRLVQDLLGHASLSTTQVYTHVTLGRLKEAHSKAHPRA; via the coding sequence ATGACTGAGGAAAGCGAAGCAGTGGTCCTTCCGCATTTGGATGCTTTTTTGTCGCACCTTGAAAAAGAACGACGCCTTTCAGCCTATACTGTAAGAAACTATAGCCAGGCTATTCGTGACTTCTCGCAATGGATGAAGCAAAACACCCGTTGGGATGGAGTGTGGGAAAACTTATCACCCACCCTGTTGAAACGCTTTCTCATACAGCGTCAGGGAACGCATTCACGGCGAACGATTCATAACCATTTTTCTGCTCTCAAAACATACTCCCGCTATCTCCAAACACGAAAGTCGATTCAAAAGAATCCCTTTACTGGGATCGCTTTGCCCAAGTTGGATAAACCTCTACCCAAGTTTCTCACCGAGAAGCAAATGAGTGAGCTTTTGTCGGGTCCTATGAGATTATTAGACAATGAGAGCTTGGGACCGTGGTTGGCTTGGAGAGATCGTCTGGTACTTGAATTGCTTTATGGAGCCGGTCTTCGGGTCAGTGAATTGGCGGGACTGAATTATGGGGATGTCGATTTTCGTCGAGGCGTTGCCAAGATTCGAGGGAAGGGAAACAAAGAGCGTCTTTGTCCATTGGGGAAAATCGCGATGTTGGTGCTCAATAAGTTTCGTCAGAAGTTCTCAGAGCACTGTGGCTTTAAAGATCCCGTGGTTCTGGGGAATCGAAAGCAGCGTATCCGTGTCAGGCAGGTGCAATTGTTGATTAAGAAATACCTGGCACTGGCCGATCTGCCACTAGATCTCACACCTCATAAGATTCGTCATTCGTTTGCCACGCATTTGCTCAACCACGGCGCAGACTTGCGGCTTGTTCAGGATTTGTTGGGACACGCCAGCCTTTCCACTACTCAGGTCTATACCCATGTGACTCTGGGGCGGTTAAAAGAAGCGCATAGTAAAGCACATCCTAGAGCCTGA